The Halomarina ordinaria genome segment GTTTCCTCTTTGCTCCGCCATTAGTGGTCGGAAGTGCCGGGATTTGCACCCACAATCGTAAAACATTGTATTCAGTAGCCGACGGAATCGTCCCGGTGGTCTTCCTGTGAACGGCACAGAACGCACTCGAGCGATCCGCGTTCCCGGCCACCATCCAATGCCACCAGACCATGCAGGTCCGAGGGTAGGTGAGCAAAAAGACAAGCGGGCCAGATTTCCGGAAACTGCCTGAGCGGGTCGATTAAGGAGGTTAGCGGAAGTAGAAATCTGGGGCTGCCACTTTTGTAGTCACGGCAAGATATCGGCTGCAGCATGATATCTGATGCCCGCGTGCTCCACCCCGAATTCGTTCCCCGAGACGTTGTCCATCGTGACCGTGAGATTCGAGGGTTGTCACGAGCGCTCGAACCGATTACTCACAACGAACCGGTGGAAACGGCGTTCCTGTTTGGCCCCTCCGGGGCAGGTAAGACGTGCATCGCTCAGCACACGGTTGAGCGACTTCGAGAGACCGTTCTAGACCTCACATACCAGTACGTGAATTGCTGGGAGGACTACACGCGCTACAAAGCACTCTACCGAGTTGTAGAAGGAGTCGCACCGTCGTTTGACATGCATCGCCAGTCAACCCCCACAGACGCCCTGATCGAACGTCTCCGCGAGTACGATGGACCGGGGTGTGTCGTCATCCTCGACGAGGCCGACCAGTTGGAGGACATGGGCGTTCTCTATGATCTCTATCGCACGCGCGGACTCTCGATGATTCTCATTGCCAACCGAGAAGAGGAACTGTTCGCTCACCTCGATGAGCGCCTTGCCAGCCGTCTCCGAACGACTGCCCGGATTCGGTTCGACCACTACACTGAAGACGAACTCGTTGCTATCCTTTCGGATAGAGCCCGGTGGGGGTTCCATGACGGGGCTGTCGAGCAGGAACACCTCGAGGAGATAGCAGACGCCGCTGGTGGTGACGCCCGGACTGCTATCGGTATTCTCCGGAACGCTGCCCGTCTTGCCACCCAATCAGGTGTGGATTCGATGACGGCCGAGC includes the following:
- a CDS encoding Cdc6/Cdc18 family protein; the encoded protein is MISDARVLHPEFVPRDVVHRDREIRGLSRALEPITHNEPVETAFLFGPSGAGKTCIAQHTVERLRETVLDLTYQYVNCWEDYTRYKALYRVVEGVAPSFDMHRQSTPTDALIERLREYDGPGCVVILDEADQLEDMGVLYDLYRTRGLSMILIANREEELFAHLDERLASRLRTTARIRFDHYTEDELVAILSDRARWGFHDGAVEQEHLEEIADAAGGDARTAIGILRNAARLATQSGVDSMTAEHIGDAVPEAESEIAQKDIEKLTPDQRALYDIICEYDEIAPGDLYREYRERVEEPKSDRMVRNYLSKMQHYNLISARGENRGRTYRTR